GAAATTCAAATATGAAATTACCAGATTTATGATGATCTATAAATTTGCTCTGGATCAAATGGAGACCAAGATTGAAGTCCTGAAGGAAGAATTCCAGTCTCTGCATGATTACAGTCCAATTGAGCATACAAAGTCCAGACTGAAATCACCTGAGAGCATTATGAACAAGATGTTCCGCAAAAATCATGAGTTAACGTTTGAGAGCATCAAGCAAAATATCAAGGATATTGCCGGGGTACGGATTACATGTTCCTTTATCTCCGATATCTATCGCATTAAGGATATGCTGTGCAACCAGAGTGATCTGCGTGTACTGGAGGTCAAAGACTACATCGAGAATCCGAAGCCAAACGGCTACCAAAGCCTTCACCTTCTGGTGGAAGTGCCTGTGTACATGTCCAATGGTGAGGAACGAGCATGTGTGGAGATCCAGATCCGAACAATCGCGATGGATTTCTGGGCGAGTCTGGAGCATAAGATTTTTTATAAATACAATAAGGATGTTCCCGAGCATTTGACGAGAGAGT
This Paenibacillus xylanexedens DNA region includes the following protein-coding sequences:
- a CDS encoding GTP pyrophosphokinase → MNAPHPIDQFKKFKYEITRFMMIYKFALDQMETKIEVLKEEFQSLHDYSPIEHTKSRLKSPESIMNKMFRKNHELTFESIKQNIKDIAGVRITCSFISDIYRIKDMLCNQSDLRVLEVKDYIENPKPNGYQSLHLLVEVPVYMSNGEERACVEIQIRTIAMDFWASLEHKIFYKYNKDVPEHLTRELKSAADSANALDQQMERLHREIQEIKDADNERDEEELRRIIINNQQFTLPSNLLKLLGSRE